A window of the Kosakonia sp. BYX6 genome harbors these coding sequences:
- a CDS encoding YajQ family cyclic di-GMP-binding protein, whose protein sequence is MPSFDIVSEIDLREVQNGVENATRELATRFDFRNIEATFELNEANKTIKVLSESDFQVNQLLDILRAKLLKRGIEGTSLDVPEEFVHSGKTWFVEAKLKQGIDAATAKKIVKLIKDSKLKVQTQIQGEEIRVTGKARDDLQAAMAVVRGGNLGQPFQFKNFRD, encoded by the coding sequence ATGCCATCTTTCGACATTGTTTCCGAAATTGATCTGCGCGAAGTGCAAAACGGCGTTGAAAATGCGACCCGTGAACTGGCGACACGCTTCGACTTTCGCAATATTGAAGCGACGTTTGAATTGAACGAAGCCAACAAGACCATCAAGGTGCTGAGCGAATCAGACTTTCAGGTCAACCAATTGCTGGACATCCTGCGTGCCAAGCTGCTTAAACGCGGTATTGAAGGGACGTCTCTTGATGTGCCGGAAGAGTTCGTGCACAGCGGCAAAACTTGGTTTGTCGAGGCCAAATTGAAGCAGGGTATCGACGCGGCGACTGCCAAGAAAATCGTCAAACTGATTAAAGACAGCAAACTGAAAGTGCAGACGCAGATTCAGGGCGAAGAAATTCGCGTGACCGGTAAAGCGCGTGATGATTTGCAGGCGGCGATGGCAGTAGTACGCGGCGGCAATCTTGGCCAGCCGTTCCAGTTCAAAAACTTCCGCGATTAA
- the panE gene encoding 2-dehydropantoate 2-reductase, with translation MRITVLGCGALGQLWLTALCKHGHEVQGWLRIPQPFCSVNLVDEDGTIFNESLTANDPDFLARSDLLLVTLKAWQVSDAVKGLAAQLPPTTPILLIHNGMGTVEELKTLPNPLLMGTTTHAARRDGNVIVHVANGTTHIGPARQQEGEFSFLADILQTVLPDIAWHNNIRPALWRKLAVNCVINPLTALRDCKNGDLREFPEEIQKVTHEVAAVIEREGHHISADDLLSYVHQIIDSTAENISSMLQDVRAMRHTECDYITGYLLRRARAHGIAVPENARLYDMIKRKESEYERIGSDMSRPW, from the coding sequence ATGAGAATTACCGTACTTGGATGCGGTGCCTTAGGGCAACTGTGGTTAACAGCACTGTGTAAACACGGACATGAAGTACAGGGCTGGTTACGCATCCCTCAGCCTTTTTGCAGTGTGAACCTGGTTGACGAAGACGGCACCATTTTTAACGAATCCCTGACGGCCAACGATCCTGACTTTCTGGCGCGCAGCGACTTACTGCTTGTCACCCTGAAAGCCTGGCAAGTTTCAGACGCGGTAAAAGGCCTGGCGGCACAATTGCCACCCACCACACCTATTTTATTGATTCATAACGGCATGGGTACCGTTGAGGAACTTAAAACCTTGCCGAACCCGCTGTTGATGGGCACCACCACTCACGCCGCCCGCCGCGATGGCAATGTGATTGTGCATGTCGCAAATGGCACCACGCATATCGGCCCGGCGCGGCAGCAGGAAGGCGAGTTCAGCTTTCTGGCCGACATCCTGCAAACCGTGCTGCCGGACATCGCCTGGCACAACAATATTCGCCCGGCGCTATGGCGCAAGCTGGCGGTGAATTGCGTTATCAACCCGCTGACGGCGCTGCGTGATTGCAAGAACGGCGATCTGCGGGAATTCCCCGAGGAAATCCAGAAGGTCACCCACGAAGTTGCCGCGGTGATCGAGCGTGAAGGTCACCATATTTCCGCCGATGATTTGCTCTCTTATGTGCATCAAATCATCGACAGTACGGCGGAAAATATTTCATCAATGCTGCAGGATGTGCGCGCCATGCGCCATACCGAGTGCGATTACATTACCGGGTATCTACTCAGACGCGCCCGCGCGCACGGCATTGCGGTGCCCGAAAATGCCCGGCTGTACGACATGATCAAACGTAAGGAGAGTGAATATGAGCGCATCGGCTCTGATATGTCTCGCCCCTGGTAG
- the yajL gene encoding protein deglycase YajL codes for MSASALICLAPGSEETEAVTTIDLLVRGGIAVTTASVASDGNLVMTCSRGVKLLADAPLVEVADGDYDAIVLPGGLKGAECMRDNPLLVETVRQFHLSGRIVAAICAAAGTVLVPHEIFPIGNMTGFPGLKETIPAEQWQDKRVVWDPRVNLLTSQGPGTAIDFGLKIIDLLVGREKAHEVASQLVMAAGIYNYYEA; via the coding sequence ATGAGCGCATCGGCTCTGATATGTCTCGCCCCTGGTAGCGAAGAAACCGAGGCGGTTACCACTATCGACCTGCTGGTGCGCGGCGGGATTGCGGTCACCACCGCCAGCGTCGCCAGCGACGGCAATCTGGTGATGACCTGCTCCCGTGGGGTAAAGCTACTGGCGGATGCGCCGCTGGTAGAAGTGGCGGATGGGGATTACGACGCCATCGTGCTGCCCGGCGGGCTGAAAGGCGCAGAGTGCATGCGCGATAATCCGCTGCTGGTGGAAACGGTGCGCCAGTTTCATCTTTCTGGCCGAATTGTCGCGGCGATCTGCGCGGCGGCAGGTACCGTATTAGTACCGCATGAGATCTTCCCGATCGGCAATATGACCGGTTTCCCCGGCCTGAAAGAGACGATCCCGGCAGAGCAATGGCAAGATAAGCGCGTTGTGTGGGATCCGCGCGTCAACCTGCTCACCAGCCAGGGGCCTGGCACCGCTATTGATTTTGGTCTGAAGATTATCGATTTGCTGGTCGGGCGTGAAAAAGCCCATGAAGTCGCCTCACAGCTGGTGATGGCGGCGGGGATTTATAACTACTACGAAGCGTGA
- the thiI gene encoding tRNA uracil 4-sulfurtransferase ThiI, translating to MKFIIKLFPEITIKSQSVRLRFIKILTGNIRNVLKHYDETLAVVRHWDHIEVRAKDENQRLAIRDALTRIPGIHHILEVEDVPFTSLHDIFEKALAQYREQIEGKTFCVRVKRRGKHEFSSIEVERYVGGGLNQHVESARVKLTHPDVTVNLEIEDDRLLLVKGRYEGIGGFPIGTQEDVLSLISGGFDSGVSSYMLMRRGCRVHYCFFNLGGAAHEIGVRQVAHYLWNRFGSSHRVRFVAINFEPVVGEILEKVDDGQMGVVLKRMMVRAASKVAERYGVQALVTGEALGQVSSQTLTNLRLIDNVSDTLILRPLISHDKEHIIDLAREIGTEDFARTMPEYCGVISKSPTVKAVKAKIEAEEEHFDFAILDKVVAEASNIDIREIAQQTNEEVVEVETVSGFGPNDVVLDIRSIDEQDDKPLQLQGIDVVSLPFYKLSTKFGDLDQSKTWLLWCERGVMSRLQALYLREQGFANVKVYRP from the coding sequence ATGAAGTTTATCATTAAATTGTTCCCGGAAATCACCATCAAAAGCCAATCTGTGCGTTTGCGCTTTATTAAAATCCTCACCGGAAACATTCGTAACGTTTTAAAGCACTATGACGAGACGCTCGCCGTTGTCCGTCACTGGGACCACATTGAAGTTCGCGCCAAAGATGAAAACCAGCGTCTGGCTATTCGCGACGCACTGACCCGCATTCCGGGCATTCACCATATTCTGGAAGTGGAAGACGTTCCTTTCACTTCTCTGCACGACATTTTTGAGAAAGCGCTGGCCCAGTACCGCGAGCAGATCGAAGGTAAAACCTTCTGTGTGCGCGTGAAACGCCGCGGCAAACACGAGTTTAGCTCGATTGAAGTGGAACGCTATGTCGGCGGCGGCCTGAATCAACATGTTGAATCCGCGCGCGTAAAACTGACGCACCCGGACGTGACCGTTAACCTGGAGATAGAAGACGATCGTCTGCTGCTGGTGAAAGGGCGTTATGAAGGCATCGGCGGTTTCCCGATCGGCACGCAGGAAGATGTGCTGTCGCTGATTTCCGGCGGTTTCGACTCCGGTGTCTCCAGCTATATGCTGATGCGTCGCGGCTGCCGCGTGCATTATTGCTTCTTTAACCTTGGCGGCGCGGCGCATGAAATCGGCGTTCGTCAGGTGGCGCATTACCTGTGGAACCGCTTTGGCAGTTCCCACCGCGTGCGTTTTGTGGCGATCAACTTTGAACCGGTGGTCGGCGAGATCCTCGAAAAAGTGGATGACGGCCAAATGGGCGTGGTGCTGAAACGCATGATGGTGCGTGCGGCGTCAAAAGTGGCGGAGCGCTACGGCGTGCAGGCGCTAGTAACCGGTGAAGCGTTGGGCCAGGTGTCGAGCCAGACGCTGACCAACCTGCGCTTGATTGATAACGTCTCTGATACGTTGATTCTGCGCCCGCTGATCTCCCACGACAAAGAGCACATTATCGATTTGGCGCGTGAAATCGGCACGGAAGATTTTGCCCGTACCATGCCGGAATATTGCGGGGTTATTTCCAAAAGCCCGACGGTAAAAGCGGTTAAAGCGAAGATCGAAGCGGAAGAAGAGCACTTTGATTTCGCCATCCTCGATAAAGTTGTCGCCGAAGCGAGCAATATCGACATTCGCGAAATTGCGCAGCAGACCAATGAAGAAGTGGTAGAAGTTGAGACGGTGAGCGGCTTTGGCCCGAACGATGTGGTGTTGGATATCCGCTCCATCGACGAGCAGGATGATAAGCCGCTGCAACTCCAGGGCATCGACGTGGTTTCTCTGCCGTTCTATAAGCTGAGCACCAAGTTCGGCGATTTGGATCAGAGCAAAACCTGGTTGCTGTGGTGCGAGCGCGGTGTGATGAGCCGTTTGCAGGCGCTCTATCTGCGCGAGCAGGGGTTCGCCAACGTGAAAGTGTATCGTCCGTAA
- the xseB gene encoding exodeoxyribonuclease VII small subunit yields MPKKNDAPASFETALSELEQIVTRLESGDLPLEDALNEFERGVQLARQGQVKLQQAEQRVQILLSDNEEAPLTPFAPDTE; encoded by the coding sequence ATGCCAAAGAAAAACGACGCACCCGCCAGTTTCGAAACAGCCCTCAGCGAACTGGAACAGATTGTCACTCGTCTTGAAAGCGGCGATCTTCCGCTTGAAGATGCCCTCAATGAATTCGAACGCGGCGTGCAGCTCGCGCGTCAGGGACAGGTAAAACTGCAACAGGCGGAACAACGCGTGCAGATCCTGCTTTCCGATAACGAAGAGGCTCCCTTAACGCCTTTCGCGCCGGATACCGAATAG
- the ispA gene encoding (2E,6E)-farnesyl diphosphate synthase, giving the protein MDFNQQLEACVEQANNALRRFIAPLPFQNTPLVEAMQYGALLGGKRLRPFLVYATGNMFGVSQQTLDAPAAAVECIHAYSLMHDDLPAMDDDDLRRGLPTCHIKFGEANAILAGDALQTLAFSILADAPMPEVAARDRLAMVSTLALSSGVAGMCGGQALDLQAEGKQVSLDELELIHRHKTGALIRAAVKMGALSAGDKGREALPLLDRYAQNIGLAFQVQDDILDVVGDTATLGKRQGADQQLGKSTYPALLGLEQARTKARDLIDDARQALSLLSAQSLDTTALEALAKYIIQRDK; this is encoded by the coding sequence ATGGATTTTAACCAACAATTAGAGGCCTGCGTTGAACAGGCCAACAATGCGCTGCGCCGCTTTATCGCTCCTCTGCCCTTTCAGAACACTCCTCTGGTTGAGGCCATGCAGTATGGCGCACTATTGGGCGGTAAACGCCTGCGTCCTTTTTTGGTCTATGCCACCGGCAACATGTTCGGCGTTAGCCAGCAAACGCTGGATGCGCCCGCCGCTGCGGTGGAGTGCATTCATGCTTACTCGCTAATGCATGACGATTTACCGGCGATGGACGACGACGATTTACGCCGCGGATTGCCAACCTGCCATATTAAATTTGGCGAAGCGAATGCCATCCTCGCGGGAGATGCCTTGCAAACGTTGGCATTCTCGATCCTCGCGGACGCGCCAATGCCGGAAGTCGCCGCCCGCGATCGTCTGGCGATGGTTTCAACGCTTGCGCTTTCCAGCGGCGTTGCCGGTATGTGCGGTGGTCAGGCGTTGGATCTGCAAGCGGAAGGCAAGCAAGTTTCGCTGGACGAACTGGAGCTGATTCATCGCCATAAAACCGGGGCGCTGATCCGCGCAGCGGTCAAAATGGGCGCGTTGAGCGCGGGCGATAAAGGCCGGGAAGCCCTGCCATTGCTCGATCGCTATGCGCAGAACATCGGTCTGGCTTTCCAGGTTCAGGATGACATCCTGGATGTTGTCGGCGATACTGCGACCCTTGGCAAACGCCAGGGTGCAGACCAACAATTGGGTAAAAGCACCTACCCCGCATTACTGGGTCTTGAGCAAGCCCGGACAAAAGCCCGCGATCTGATTGACGATGCCCGCCAGGCGCTGAGCCTGCTGTCGGCGCAATCACTGGATACGACGGCACTGGAAGCACTGGCGAAGTACATAATCCAGCGTGATAAATAA
- the dxs gene encoding 1-deoxy-D-xylulose-5-phosphate synthase — translation MSFDIAKYPTLALVDTTQELRLLPKESLPKLCDELRRYLLDSVSRSSGHFASGLGTVELTVALHYVYNTPFDQLIWDVGHQAYPHKILTGRREKIGTIRQKNGLHPFPWRGESEYDVLSVGHSSTSISAGIGVAVAAAKEGKQRRTVCVIGDGAITAGMAFEAMNHAGDIRPDMLVVLNDNEMSISENVGALNNHLAQLLSGKLYSTLREGGKKVLSGVPPIKELLKRTEEHIKGMVVPGTLFEELGFNYIGPVDGHDVLGLVQTLRNMRDLKGPQFLHIMTKKGRGYEPAEKDPITFHAVPKFDPTSGTLPKSSGGMPSYSKIFGDWLCETAAKDNKLMAITPAMREGSGMVEFSRKYPEQYFDVAIAEQHAVTFAAGLAIGGYKPVVAIYSTFLQRAYDQVIHDVAIQKLPVLFAIDRAGIVGADGQTHQGAFDISYLRCIPGMVVMTPSDENECRQMLFTGYHYADGPSAVRYPRGNAVGVPLQPLEKLPIGKGLVKRHGEKLAILNFGTLLPEATKAAEALNATLIDMRFAKPLDEVLILETAARHDALVTLEENAIAGGAGSGVNEVLMANRKPVPVLNIGLPDFFIPQGTQDEARAEVGLDAAGIESRIRNWLA, via the coding sequence ATGAGTTTTGATATAGCCAAATACCCGACGCTGGCGCTGGTGGATACCACGCAAGAGTTGCGCCTGCTGCCGAAAGAGAGTCTGCCGAAGCTGTGCGATGAACTGCGTCGCTACCTTCTCGACAGCGTAAGCCGCTCCAGTGGGCACTTTGCCTCCGGGCTTGGCACGGTTGAACTGACCGTTGCGCTGCATTACGTCTACAACACACCGTTTGATCAGCTGATCTGGGACGTTGGCCACCAGGCCTACCCGCACAAAATCTTGACCGGACGCCGTGAAAAAATCGGTACCATCCGGCAGAAAAACGGCCTGCATCCGTTCCCGTGGCGCGGCGAAAGCGAATATGACGTACTGAGCGTCGGCCATTCGTCGACGTCCATCAGCGCCGGTATCGGTGTGGCCGTCGCGGCCGCCAAAGAGGGCAAACAGCGCCGTACCGTGTGCGTCATTGGCGATGGCGCGATCACCGCAGGCATGGCATTTGAAGCGATGAACCACGCCGGCGATATTCGCCCCGACATGCTGGTGGTGCTCAACGACAACGAAATGTCGATTTCCGAAAACGTCGGCGCGTTGAATAACCATCTGGCGCAGCTCCTTTCCGGCAAGCTTTACTCCACTCTGCGCGAAGGCGGCAAAAAAGTGCTTTCCGGCGTACCGCCGATCAAAGAGCTTCTCAAGCGCACCGAAGAGCACATCAAGGGCATGGTAGTGCCAGGCACGCTGTTCGAAGAACTGGGCTTTAACTATATTGGCCCGGTTGACGGCCACGATGTGCTGGGGCTAGTGCAGACGCTGCGCAATATGCGCGACCTGAAAGGCCCGCAGTTCCTGCATATCATGACCAAAAAAGGCCGTGGCTATGAGCCGGCCGAAAAAGATCCGATCACCTTCCACGCTGTGCCGAAGTTTGATCCGACCAGCGGCACGCTGCCGAAAAGCAGTGGCGGTATGCCGAGCTATTCGAAGATTTTCGGCGACTGGCTGTGCGAAACCGCCGCCAAAGATAACAAGCTGATGGCGATCACCCCGGCAATGCGCGAAGGTTCCGGCATGGTCGAGTTTTCACGTAAATACCCGGAACAATATTTTGATGTCGCCATCGCCGAGCAACATGCAGTGACGTTCGCCGCCGGGCTGGCGATCGGCGGCTATAAACCGGTAGTCGCTATTTATTCGACCTTCCTGCAACGCGCCTACGATCAGGTGATCCACGATGTGGCGATCCAGAAGCTGCCGGTGCTGTTTGCTATCGATCGCGCCGGGATTGTCGGTGCCGACGGGCAGACGCATCAGGGCGCGTTTGATATCTCTTATCTGCGCTGCATTCCGGGCATGGTGGTGATGACGCCAAGCGACGAAAACGAGTGCCGCCAGATGCTGTTTACCGGCTATCACTACGCAGATGGCCCGAGCGCTGTGCGTTACCCGCGCGGAAATGCGGTTGGCGTGCCATTGCAGCCGCTGGAGAAACTGCCGATCGGTAAAGGCCTGGTCAAACGCCACGGCGAGAAACTGGCGATCCTCAATTTCGGTACTTTGTTGCCGGAAGCCACCAAAGCCGCCGAAGCGCTGAATGCCACGCTTATCGACATGCGTTTTGCCAAACCGCTGGATGAAGTGTTGATTCTGGAAACCGCCGCGCGTCACGATGCGCTGGTGACGCTGGAAGAAAACGCCATTGCAGGCGGCGCGGGCAGCGGCGTGAACGAGGTGCTGATGGCGAACCGTAAACCGGTTCCGGTGCTGAATATTGGTCTGCCGGACTTCTTTATCCCGCAAGGCACGCAGGATGAGGCGCGCGCCGAAGTGGGGCTGGACGCCGCCGGTATTGAATCCCGCATCAGAAACTGGCTCGCCTGA
- a CDS encoding aldo/keto reductase has product MQYNTLGKTDLKVSRLCLGCMTFGEPDRGKHAWTLPEESSRPIIKRALEGGINFFDTANSYSDGSSEEIVGRALRDFARRDEVVVATKVYHQVGDLAEGLSRAQILRSIDDSLQRLGMEYVDLLQIHRWDYTTPIEETLEALNDVVKAGKARYIGASSMHARQFAQALALQDQHGWARFVTMQDYYNLIYREEERDMLPLCYKEGVAIIPWSPLARGRLTRPWGETTARVVSDEFGKTLYSETDQNDAQIAERLAGVAEEVNASRAQVALAWLLSKPGIAAPIIGTSREEQLEELLGAVDLTLKPEQIAELETPYKQHPVVGFK; this is encoded by the coding sequence ATGCAATACAACACATTAGGAAAAACAGACCTTAAGGTTTCCCGCCTTTGCCTTGGCTGTATGACATTTGGCGAGCCTGACCGGGGCAAACATGCCTGGACACTGCCCGAAGAGAGCAGCCGTCCCATCATCAAACGCGCGCTGGAAGGCGGCATCAACTTTTTCGATACCGCGAACAGCTATTCCGACGGCAGTAGCGAAGAAATTGTTGGCCGCGCGCTGCGCGATTTCGCCCGCCGCGACGAGGTGGTTGTCGCGACCAAAGTCTACCATCAGGTCGGTGACCTGGCGGAAGGCCTCTCCCGTGCGCAGATCCTGCGTTCTATCGATGACAGCTTGCAGCGTCTGGGGATGGAGTATGTGGATTTGCTGCAAATCCACCGCTGGGATTACACCACGCCGATTGAAGAGACGCTGGAAGCGCTCAACGATGTAGTAAAAGCCGGTAAAGCCCGCTACATCGGCGCTTCTTCGATGCACGCGCGTCAGTTTGCGCAGGCGCTGGCGTTGCAGGATCAACATGGTTGGGCGCGTTTCGTCACCATGCAGGATTACTACAATCTGATCTACCGTGAGGAAGAGCGCGATATGCTGCCGCTGTGCTACAAGGAAGGCGTGGCGATTATTCCGTGGAGCCCGCTGGCGCGCGGTCGTTTGACGCGTCCGTGGGGCGAAACCACCGCGCGCGTGGTGTCCGATGAGTTTGGTAAAACGCTATACAGCGAAACGGATCAAAACGATGCGCAAATCGCAGAGCGTCTGGCGGGTGTGGCCGAGGAAGTGAATGCTTCACGCGCACAAGTGGCGCTGGCCTGGCTGCTCAGCAAACCCGGCATCGCTGCGCCGATTATTGGCACATCCCGTGAAGAGCAACTGGAAGAGTTGTTAGGTGCGGTGGATTTAACGCTGAAACCCGAGCAGATCGCCGAGCTGGAAACGCCGTATAAGCAGCACCCGGTGGTAGGGTTTAAATAA
- the pgpA gene encoding phosphatidylglycerophosphatase A, giving the protein MTILSGSKHIAKSRLNLRNPWHLLATGFGSGLSPIVPGTMGSLASIPFWWAMTFLPWQLYSLLVMLGISLGVYICHQTAKDMGVHDHGSIVWDEFIGMWITLMALPTNDWQWVAVGFVLFRIFDMWKPWPIRWFDRNVHGGMGIMVDDIVAGIIAAGLLYLMGHHWPIGLI; this is encoded by the coding sequence ATGACCATTTTGTCGGGCAGTAAGCATATCGCCAAAAGCCGTCTTAATTTGCGTAATCCCTGGCACCTGTTGGCGACCGGATTTGGCAGTGGTTTAAGCCCGATCGTTCCGGGGACCATGGGTTCGCTGGCGTCGATTCCGTTCTGGTGGGCGATGACTTTTTTGCCGTGGCAGCTCTATTCACTGCTGGTGATGTTGGGGATTTCGCTTGGCGTCTATATCTGTCACCAGACGGCGAAAGATATGGGCGTGCACGACCACGGCAGCATTGTCTGGGATGAATTTATTGGTATGTGGATAACGCTGATGGCGTTACCAACCAATGACTGGCAGTGGGTCGCCGTTGGGTTTGTGCTGTTTCGTATTTTTGATATGTGGAAACCGTGGCCGATCCGCTGGTTTGACCGCAATGTGCACGGCGGGATGGGGATTATGGTCGACGATATCGTCGCCGGGATCATCGCTGCCGGGCTGTTGTATTTAATGGGTCACCATTGGCCGATTGGCTTGATTTGA
- the thiL gene encoding thiamine-phosphate kinase — translation MACGEFSLIARYFDRVRNSRRDVETGIGDDCALLNVPEKQTLAISVDTLVAGNHFLPDIDPADLAWKAMASNLSDLAAMGADPAWLTLALTLPEADEAWLQAFSDSLFDQLSYYDMQLIGGDTTRGPLSMTIGIHGYVPVGRAMKRSGAKPGDWIYVTGTPGDSAAGLAILQQRLTVNDCDDASYLVKRHLRPTARVLHGQALRNLATSAIDLSDGLISDLAHILQASGCGARIDLDALPYSEALLRHVEPEQALRWALSGGEDYELCFTVPELNRGALDVAIGQLGAPFTCIGQISADVDGLHFTRDGKAVTLDWKGYDHFVGQ, via the coding sequence ATGGCATGCGGCGAATTTTCCCTGATTGCCCGTTATTTTGACCGCGTACGAAATTCCCGCCGTGATGTGGAAACCGGTATCGGCGACGATTGTGCGCTGCTCAATGTCCCCGAAAAACAGACGCTGGCCATCAGTGTCGATACGTTGGTGGCGGGTAACCATTTTCTGCCGGATATCGATCCTGCCGATCTCGCCTGGAAAGCAATGGCGTCGAACTTAAGCGATCTGGCGGCGATGGGGGCCGATCCCGCATGGCTGACGCTGGCGTTAACCTTACCCGAAGCCGATGAAGCCTGGCTGCAAGCCTTCAGCGATAGCCTGTTTGATCAGCTCAGTTATTACGATATGCAATTGATTGGCGGCGATACCACGCGTGGTCCGCTGTCGATGACGATCGGCATTCATGGTTATGTGCCGGTTGGGAGGGCGATGAAGCGCTCAGGCGCGAAGCCTGGCGACTGGATTTATGTTACCGGTACGCCGGGAGACAGCGCCGCCGGGCTGGCGATTTTGCAGCAGCGTTTAACCGTCAACGATTGCGATGACGCGAGTTACCTGGTCAAGCGCCATTTGCGCCCCACGGCGCGCGTGCTGCACGGTCAGGCGCTGCGTAACCTGGCAACGTCTGCCATCGATTTGTCCGACGGCCTGATTTCCGATCTTGCGCATATCCTGCAAGCCAGCGGTTGCGGCGCGCGGATTGATCTTGATGCATTGCCGTATTCCGAGGCGCTTCTTCGCCATGTTGAACCTGAACAGGCGCTGCGCTGGGCGTTGTCCGGCGGCGAAGATTACGAGCTGTGTTTTACCGTCCCGGAACTGAACCGCGGCGCGTTGGATGTCGCCATTGGTCAATTGGGCGCGCCATTTACCTGTATCGGGCAGATCAGCGCGGATGTGGACGGGTTGCATTTCACTCGCGACGGCAAAGCCGTCACCCTTGACTGGAAAGGATATGACCATTTTGTCGGGCAGTAA
- the nusB gene encoding transcription antitermination factor NusB: protein MKPAARRRARECAVQALYSWQLSQNDIADVEYQFLAEQDVKDVDVLYFRELLTGVATNSAYLDGLMKPYLSRLLEELGQVEKAVLRIALFELSKRDDVPYKVAINEAIELAKTFGAEDSHKFVNGVLDKAAPAIRPHRK from the coding sequence GTGAAACCTGCTGCTCGTCGCCGCGCCCGTGAGTGTGCCGTTCAGGCGCTCTACTCCTGGCAGTTGTCCCAGAACGACATCGCTGATGTTGAATACCAGTTCCTGGCGGAGCAAGACGTTAAAGATGTCGACGTCCTGTACTTCCGTGAACTGTTGACCGGGGTGGCGACTAATAGCGCATATCTCGATGGCTTGATGAAGCCGTACTTGTCCCGCCTGCTGGAAGAGTTGGGCCAGGTAGAGAAAGCGGTATTGCGTATCGCACTGTTCGAACTGTCTAAACGTGATGATGTGCCCTACAAAGTGGCGATCAACGAAGCTATCGAACTGGCTAAAACCTTTGGCGCTGAAGACAGCCACAAGTTTGTGAACGGCGTGCTGGATAAAGCCGCACCTGCGATCCGTCCCCACAGGAAGTGA
- the ribH gene encoding 6,7-dimethyl-8-ribityllumazine synthase, with protein sequence MNIIEANVAAPDARVAITIARFNNFINESLLEGAIDALKRIGQVQDKNITVVWVPGAYELPLAAGALAKTGKYDAVIALGTVIRGGTAHFEYVAGGASNGLAHVAQESEIPVAFGVLTTESIEQAIERAGTKAGNKGAEAALTALEMINVLKAIKA encoded by the coding sequence ATGAACATTATTGAAGCCAACGTTGCTGCTCCGGACGCTCGCGTCGCCATCACCATTGCGCGTTTCAACAACTTTATCAATGAAAGCCTGCTGGAAGGCGCGATCGATGCGCTGAAACGCATTGGTCAGGTGCAAGATAAAAACATCACCGTTGTGTGGGTTCCGGGTGCTTACGAACTGCCGCTGGCGGCAGGTGCGTTGGCGAAAACCGGTAAATACGACGCGGTGATCGCGCTCGGCACCGTGATTCGCGGTGGTACTGCGCATTTTGAATATGTTGCCGGTGGCGCAAGCAATGGCCTGGCGCATGTTGCGCAAGAGAGCGAAATTCCGGTCGCCTTCGGCGTGCTCACCACAGAAAGTATTGAACAAGCTATCGAACGCGCTGGCACCAAAGCCGGTAATAAAGGTGCGGAAGCCGCACTGACCGCGCTTGAAATGATTAATGTATTGAAAGCCATTAAGGCCTGA